In Gemmatimonadota bacterium, a single genomic region encodes these proteins:
- a CDS encoding twin-arginine translocase TatA/TatE family subunit gives MFSNIGFTEILVLGLIALLVFGAKRLPEIGQSLGKGIREFKRSLSDTSDAVTSGTDDRAAPSRQLDAPAQPPTSSEPKRLSQ, from the coding sequence ATGTTCTCGAATATCGGCTTTACCGAAATCCTCGTTCTCGGCCTGATTGCCTTGTTGGTCTTCGGCGCCAAACGGCTCCCGGAAATCGGGCAGTCGCTTGGCAAGGGAATTCGGGAGTTCAAGCGGAGTCTCTCCGACACGTCGGACGCCGTCACCAGCGGCACCGATGACCGGGCAGCCCCGTCGCGCCAACTCGATGCCCCCGCCCAACCGCCGACATCGAGTGAACCAAAGCGGCTCTCGCAGTAA
- a CDS encoding DUF4321 domain-containing protein: MTSGPRRPRYYVAILVTGFLLGGFLQAFLSRILPESPARAFFTTAARGEFGPVTMKLLVLDFTLGPVGVEVSLLSVLGVLIAYLVARSLF, encoded by the coding sequence ATGACATCCGGACCCCGTCGGCCCCGCTACTACGTCGCCATCTTGGTGACTGGCTTTCTGTTAGGCGGTTTCCTCCAGGCATTCCTGAGCCGGATTCTACCGGAAAGTCCGGCCCGGGCGTTCTTTACCACAGCCGCCCGGGGTGAGTTCGGACCTGTCACCATGAAGCTCCTCGTGCTAGACTTCACTCTCGGCCCTGTCGGGGTTGAGGTATCGCTGCTTAGTGTGCTTGGTGTGCTGATAGCCTACTTGGTTGCCCGGTCGCTTTTCTAG